In Bacillus cereus ATCC 14579, a single window of DNA contains:
- the rfbC gene encoding dTDP-4-dehydrorhamnose 3,5-epimerase yields the protein MKVVETNFTDAKLLEPRLFGDERGFFSESYNKQVLETLGITYSFVQDNVSYSAKAGTIRGLHFQKKPKAQTKLIQVMQGAIYDVIVDLRKKSPTFKQWKGYILSADNHRQLLVPKGFAHGFCTLVPHTIVMYKVDEYYSAEHDSGLLWEDKDLAIPWPVTDPILSDKDQILPLLEEYEDSF from the coding sequence ATGAAAGTTGTAGAAACAAATTTTACCGATGCAAAATTGTTAGAACCGAGGTTGTTTGGAGACGAGCGTGGCTTTTTTTCAGAGAGTTATAATAAGCAGGTGCTAGAAACATTAGGGATAACGTATTCATTTGTACAGGATAACGTATCTTATTCGGCTAAGGCAGGAACGATTCGGGGACTACACTTTCAAAAAAAACCGAAAGCACAAACGAAACTCATTCAAGTTATGCAAGGGGCAATTTATGATGTTATCGTTGATTTACGAAAAAAATCACCAACATTTAAACAATGGAAAGGATATATTTTAAGTGCAGATAACCATCGGCAATTACTAGTGCCAAAAGGGTTTGCGCATGGATTTTGCACGCTTGTTCCGCATACTATCGTTATGTATAAAGTAGATGAATATTATAGCGCAGAGCATGACTCAGGATTACTTTGGGAAGATAAAGATTTAGCAATTCCTTGGCCAGTAACCGATCCTATATTGTCCGATAAGGATCAGATATTACCATTATTAGAGGAATATGAAGATAGTTTTTAA
- the rfbB gene encoding dTDP-glucose 4,6-dehydratase encodes MNILVTGGAGFIGSNFVHYMLQSYETYKIINYDALTYSGNLNNVKSLLDHPNYSFVKGEIQNGELLEHVIKERDVQVIVNFAAESHVDRSIENPIPFYDTNVIGTVTLLELVKKYSHIKLVQVSTDEVYGSLGKTGKFTEKTPLAPNSPYSSSKASADMIALSYYKTYQLPVIVTRCSNNYGPYQYPEKLIPLMVTNALEGKKLPLYGDGLNVRDWLHVTDHCSAIDVVLHKGRVGEVYNIGGNNEKTNVEVVEQIITLLGKTKKDIEYVTDRLGHDRRYAIDAEKMKNEFDWEPKYTFEQGLQETVKWYEKNKEWWKPLKDQ; translated from the coding sequence ATGAATATATTAGTAACAGGTGGGGCTGGATTTATTGGAAGTAATTTCGTTCATTACATGCTACAAAGTTATGAAACATATAAAATTATTAATTACGATGCATTAACATATAGCGGGAATTTAAATAACGTAAAATCTCTTCTGGATCACCCGAATTACTCTTTTGTAAAGGGAGAAATTCAAAATGGAGAGCTATTAGAACACGTTATAAAAGAGCGGGACGTACAAGTGATTGTAAATTTTGCAGCTGAATCACATGTGGACCGTAGTATTGAAAATCCGATTCCTTTTTATGATACAAATGTAATTGGGACGGTCACTTTATTAGAACTAGTTAAAAAATATTCGCATATAAAACTTGTGCAAGTATCAACGGATGAAGTGTATGGCTCTTTAGGAAAAACAGGGAAGTTCACAGAGAAAACGCCGTTAGCTCCAAATAGTCCATATTCTTCAAGTAAGGCGAGCGCGGACATGATAGCTCTATCTTACTACAAAACATATCAATTACCGGTTATAGTAACGCGTTGTTCTAACAATTATGGACCGTACCAGTATCCTGAAAAATTAATTCCATTAATGGTTACGAATGCACTAGAAGGAAAAAAACTACCGTTATATGGTGATGGTTTAAATGTAAGAGATTGGTTACATGTAACGGATCATTGCAGTGCGATTGACGTTGTTTTGCATAAGGGACGTGTCGGAGAAGTATATAATATAGGTGGAAATAATGAAAAAACAAATGTAGAAGTTGTGGAACAAATTATTACTCTTTTAGGAAAAACAAAAAAAGACATTGAATATGTTACAGATCGTTTAGGGCACGATCGTCGTTATGCGATTGATGCAGAGAAAATGAAGAATGAATTTGATTGGGAACCGAAATATACGTTTGAACAAGGATTACAAGAGACGGTGAAATGGTATGAAAAGAATAAGGAATGGTGGAAACCACTAAAAGACCAGTAA
- the rfbD gene encoding dTDP-4-dehydrorhamnose reductase yields the protein MKERVIITGANGQLGKQLFEELDSEEYDIYPFDKKLLDVTNISRIQQVVQEIKPHIIIHCAAYTKVDHAEKEQDLAYRINAIGARNVAVASQLVGAKLVYISTDYVFQGARPDGYDEFHSPAPINIYGASKYAGEQFVKELHNKYFIVRTSWLYGKYGNNFVKTMMRLGKERDEISVVADQVGSPTYVADLNMVINKLIHTSLYGTYHVSNRGSCSWFEFAQKIFSYANMKVNVLPVSTEEFGAAAARPKYSIFQHNMLRLNGFSQMPSWEEGLERFFIETKSH from the coding sequence ATGAAAGAGAGGGTTATCATAACAGGAGCAAACGGTCAATTAGGAAAGCAACTATTTGAAGAGTTAGACTCTGAAGAATATGATATATATCCATTTGATAAAAAGTTATTAGATGTGACAAATATATCCCGAATACAACAAGTGGTACAAGAAATAAAACCACATATAATTATTCATTGTGCTGCCTATACGAAAGTAGATCATGCGGAGAAAGAACAGGATCTTGCATATAGAATAAATGCAATCGGAGCTCGAAATGTAGCGGTTGCTTCACAATTAGTAGGGGCGAAGCTAGTTTATATTAGTACTGATTATGTATTTCAAGGCGCCAGACCAGATGGATACGACGAATTTCATAGTCCAGCGCCGATAAATATATATGGGGCCTCTAAGTATGCGGGGGAGCAGTTCGTCAAAGAGTTACATAATAAATATTTTATCGTTCGCACATCGTGGCTATATGGTAAATATGGGAATAATTTCGTGAAAACGATGATGCGATTAGGAAAAGAAAGAGATGAAATATCTGTTGTAGCGGATCAAGTTGGCTCTCCTACGTATGTGGCGGATTTGAATATGGTTATTAATAAGCTCATTCATACTTCTTTATACGGTACATACCACGTATCAAACAGAGGCTCATGCTCTTGGTTTGAATTTGCACAAAAGATATTTTCGTACGCCAATATGAAAGTGAATGTATTACCTGTTTCAACGGAAGAATTCGGGGCTGCGGCTGCGAGGCCCAAATATTCTATTTTTCAACATAACATGCTAAGATTAAATGGTTTTTCACAAATGCCGTCTTGGGAAGAAGGATTAGAGCGGTTTTTTATAGAAACCAAAAGTCATTAA
- the fabI gene encoding enoyl-ACP reductase FabI: MELLQGKTFVVMGVANQRSIAWGIARSLHNAGAKLIFTYAGERLERNVRELADTLEGQESLVLPCDVTNDEELTACFETIKQEVGTIHGVAHCIAFANRDDLKGEFVDTSRDGFLLAQNISAFSLTAVAREAKKVMTEGGNILTLTYLGGERVVKNYNVMGVAKASLEASVKYLANDLGQHGIRVNAISAGPIRTLSAKGVGDFNSILREIEERAPLRRTTTQEEVGDTAVFLFSDLARGVTGENIHVDSGYHILG; encoded by the coding sequence ATGGAACTATTACAAGGGAAAACATTTGTTGTTATGGGCGTTGCGAACCAAAGAAGTATTGCATGGGGAATAGCTCGCTCTTTGCATAATGCAGGTGCAAAATTAATATTCACATATGCAGGAGAACGTTTAGAAAGAAACGTTCGTGAATTAGCGGACACATTAGAAGGACAAGAATCACTTGTATTACCTTGTGATGTAACGAATGATGAGGAACTTACAGCTTGCTTTGAAACAATTAAACAAGAAGTAGGTACTATTCACGGTGTAGCACATTGTATTGCTTTTGCAAATCGCGATGACTTAAAAGGTGAATTTGTAGATACTTCTCGCGATGGATTTTTACTTGCACAAAATATTAGTGCATTCTCTTTAACAGCTGTAGCAAGAGAAGCGAAGAAAGTAATGACAGAAGGCGGAAATATTTTAACGTTAACATACCTTGGTGGCGAGCGCGTTGTGAAAAATTATAACGTTATGGGTGTTGCGAAAGCTTCATTAGAAGCGAGCGTGAAATATTTAGCGAACGATTTAGGTCAACACGGTATTCGTGTTAACGCTATTTCTGCAGGACCAATTCGTACGTTATCTGCAAAAGGCGTAGGCGATTTCAACTCAATCTTAAGAGAAATTGAGGAGCGCGCACCACTTCGTCGTACAACAACGCAAGAAGAAGTTGGCGATACAGCAGTATTCCTATTCAGTGATTTAGCACGCGGTGTAACAGGAGAAAACATTCATGTTGATTCAGGGTATCATATCCTAGGATAA
- a CDS encoding spore coat CotO family protein, which translates to MEVGGTSVKNKNKSSTVGKPLLYITQVSLELAAPKIKRIILTNFENEDQKEKSNIQENVVSSAVEEVIEQEQQEEQQVEEKIEEEEKEEHAEQEEQEPEPVRTVPHNKSFKDMNNDEKIHFLLNRPHYIPKVRCRIKTATVSYVGSIISYRNGIVSIMPQNSMRDIRLSIDDIQSISMAGF; encoded by the coding sequence ATGGAAGTGGGAGGGACGAGTGTGAAGAATAAAAATAAAAGTTCAACAGTTGGAAAACCGTTGTTATATATCACGCAAGTAAGTTTAGAACTTGCTGCACCGAAAATAAAAAGGATTATCCTGACAAACTTTGAAAATGAAGATCAAAAAGAAAAAAGTAACATACAGGAAAATGTTGTAAGTAGTGCTGTGGAAGAGGTAATAGAACAAGAACAACAAGAAGAGCAGCAAGTGGAAGAAAAAATAGAAGAAGAGGAAAAAGAAGAACACGCAGAACAAGAAGAGCAAGAACCAGAACCAGTAAGAACCGTCCCACATAATAAATCATTTAAGGATATGAATAATGATGAAAAAATTCATTTTTTATTAAACCGCCCTCATTATATTCCGAAAGTAAGGTGCAGAATAAAAACAGCTACAGTTTCTTATGTTGGATCAATCATATCGTATCGTAATGGCATCGTATCTATTATGCCGCAAAATAGTATGAGAGATATTAGGTTGTCTATAGATGATATCCAATCAATTAGTATGGCCGGCTTTTAA
- the exsY gene encoding exosporium assembly protein ExsY codes for MSCNENKHHGSSHCVVDVVKFINELQDCSTTTCGSGCEIPFLGAHNTASVANTRPFILYTKAGAPFEAFAPSASLVGCRSPIFRVESVDDDSCAVLRVLSVVLGDSSPVPPTDDPICTFLAVPNARLVSTSTCITVDLSCFCAIQCLRDVTI; via the coding sequence ATGAGTTGTAACGAAAATAAACACCATGGCTCTTCTCATTGTGTAGTTGACGTTGTTAAATTCATCAATGAATTACAAGATTGTTCTACAACAACGTGTGGATCTGGTTGTGAAATCCCATTTTTAGGTGCACATAATACTGCATCAGTAGCAAATACACGTCCTTTTATTTTATACACAAAAGCTGGAGCACCATTTGAAGCATTTGCGCCATCTGCAAGCCTTGTTGGCTGCCGATCTCCAATTTTCCGTGTGGAAAGTGTAGATGATGATAGCTGTGCTGTACTACGTGTATTAAGTGTAGTATTAGGTGATAGCTCTCCTGTACCACCTACTGATGACCCAATTTGTACGTTTTTAGCTGTACCAAATGCAAGACTAGTATCGACATCTACTTGCATTACTGTTGATTTAAGCTGTTTCTGTGCGATTCAGTGCTTACGCGACGTTACTATCTAA
- a CDS encoding DUF1360 domain-containing protein has translation MLFTSWLLFFIFALAAFRLTRLIVYDKITAFLRRPFIDELEITEPDGSVSTFTKVKGKGLRKWIGELLSCYWCTGVWVSAFLLVLYNWIPIVAEPLLALLAIAGAAAIIETITGYFMGE, from the coding sequence ATGCTGTTTACAAGCTGGCTTTTATTTTTTATTTTCGCGTTAGCAGCCTTTAGGCTCACTCGTTTAATTGTTTATGATAAAATTACAGCCTTTTTGCGAAGACCATTTATTGATGAATTAGAGATTACGGAGCCAGATGGAAGTGTATCAACGTTTACAAAAGTGAAAGGTAAAGGATTAAGAAAGTGGATTGGCGAATTATTAAGCTGTTATTGGTGTACAGGTGTATGGGTTAGTGCTTTTTTATTAGTTTTATATAATTGGATTCCTATTGTTGCGGAGCCGTTACTTGCATTATTAGCTATTGCAGGAGCAGCAGCAATCATTGAAACGATTACAGGATATTTTATGGGAGAATAA
- the exsF gene encoding exosporium protein ExsF, translating to MFSSDCEFTKIDCEAKPASTLPAFGFAFNASAPQFASLFTPLLLPSVSPNPNITVPVINDTVSVGDGIRILRAGIYQISYTLTISLDNAPVAPEAGRFFLSLGTPANIIPGSGTAVRSNVIGTGEVDVSSGVILINLNPGDLIQIVPVELIGTVDIRAAALTVAQIS from the coding sequence ATGTTCTCTTCTGATTGCGAATTTACTAAAATCGATTGCGAGGCGAAGCCAGCTAGTACATTACCTGCCTTCGGTTTTGCTTTCAACGCGTCTGCACCTCAGTTCGCTTCACTATTTACACCACTATTATTACCTAGCGTAAGTCCAAACCCAAATATTACTGTTCCTGTAATAAATGATACAGTAAGTGTTGGAGATGGCATTCGAATTCTACGAGCTGGTATTTATCAAATCAGTTATACATTAACGATTAGTCTTGATAACGCACCTGTAGCACCAGAAGCTGGTCGTTTCTTCTTATCATTAGGTACACCAGCTAACATTATTCCTGGATCAGGTACAGCGGTTCGTTCTAACGTTATTGGTACTGGTGAAGTAGACGTATCCAGCGGTGTTATTCTTATTAACTTAAACCCTGGTGACTTAATTCAAATTGTACCAGTTGAGTTAATTGGAACTGTAGACATCCGTGCAGCAGCATTAACAGTTGCACAAATTAGCTAG
- the cotY gene encoding spore coat protein CotY — MSCNCNEDHHEHDCDFNCVSNVVRFIHELQECATTTCGSGCEVPFLGAHNTASVANTRPFILYTKAGAPFEAFAPSSSLTSCRSPIFRVESIDDDDCAVLRVLTVVLGDNSPVPPTDDPICTFLAVPNARLVSTSTCITVDLSCFCAIQCLRDVSI; from the coding sequence ATGAGCTGCAATTGTAACGAAGACCATCATGAACATGATTGTGATTTCAACTGTGTATCTAATGTCGTTCGCTTTATACATGAACTGCAAGAATGTGCAACGACAACATGTGGATCTGGTTGCGAAGTTCCATTTTTAGGAGCACATAACACTGCATCAGTAGCGAATACACGTCCTTTTATTTTATACACAAAAGCCGGAGCACCTTTTGAAGCATTTGCACCATCTTCAAGCCTTACTAGTTGCCGATCTCCCATTTTCCGCGTAGAAAGTATAGATGATGATGACTGTGCTGTATTACGTGTATTAACTGTAGTATTAGGTGATAACTCACCCGTACCACCTACTGATGACCCAATTTGTACATTTTTAGCTGTACCAAATGCAAGATTAGTATCAACCTCCACTTGCATTACTGTTGATTTAAGTTGCTTCTGTGCTATTCAATGCTTACGCGATGTTTCTATTTAA
- a CDS encoding ATP-dependent helicase codes for MTQEKFSQKSLTHADIPRATYHIPKTSTHLIMEEDVDAAYFRALEQQNVFLNEKQLEAVRTTEGPVLTLAGAGSGKTSVLTTRVGYLVNVKQVHPRNILLLTFTQKAAEEIRSRVAKLPGMNHAASSYVVAGTFHSVFLKLLRSQGYNQQILANEKHKQIMIKKILKELRLKDDYDAETMLAMISLEKNKLNRPKDVKAKTPVEQEFKEVYERFEEVKQRYNYIDFDDILLETYYMLENNAPLLTQLQQRFHYIEVDEFQDTSYAQYEIVKLLATPRNNLFIAGDDDQAIYGWRGASHQIILSFPKEFDNTTIIALNTNYRSNPFIVGLGNEVIKLNQERFDKELYSVREEGVQPFYARPATTLDEANQILQLIQEKVDSGERNYKDFCLLYRTHSVSRSLLDQLTIHKIPFIKHGASQSFYEHSLIKPVLDHLRLVIEPFRLESLSNILPTMYIGRDDCISFIEREQWKYGEGRFPSLLHFLLLNPSLKPFQVKKVNERIDFIKFIKELEPKKALKEIIHGKGKYLEYLQSNDRSSFTMHKDIQEEMLEELMESATRFTDIPAYLQFIDEAIQGQKEMEALKTMPQKDAVSLMSIHNAKGLEFPCVFLLGASDGILPHTSSLKDANDRITETSEALEEERRLLYVAITRAKEELYISSPQFFRGKKLDISRFLYTVRKDLPEKTSTK; via the coding sequence ATGACACAAGAAAAATTTTCACAAAAATCGTTAACACACGCTGATATTCCGCGTGCGACATATCATATTCCGAAAACATCTACCCATTTAATTATGGAAGAAGATGTAGATGCGGCTTATTTCCGCGCTCTTGAACAACAAAATGTTTTTTTAAACGAAAAACAATTAGAAGCCGTGCGCACAACAGAAGGTCCTGTTCTTACACTAGCTGGTGCTGGAAGCGGGAAAACATCTGTTTTAACAACTCGCGTTGGTTATTTAGTAAATGTAAAACAAGTTCATCCACGAAATATTTTATTACTTACATTTACACAAAAAGCAGCTGAAGAAATCCGAAGTCGTGTTGCGAAGTTACCAGGTATGAATCATGCAGCAAGTAGCTACGTTGTTGCTGGTACATTTCACTCTGTTTTCTTAAAATTGCTTCGTAGTCAAGGGTATAATCAGCAAATTTTAGCAAATGAAAAACATAAACAAATTATGATAAAGAAAATCTTAAAAGAATTGCGTTTAAAAGACGATTATGATGCGGAAACGATGCTCGCGATGATTTCACTTGAGAAAAACAAATTAAATCGTCCGAAAGATGTAAAAGCGAAAACACCAGTGGAACAAGAATTTAAAGAAGTATATGAACGTTTTGAAGAGGTAAAACAACGATACAATTATATTGATTTCGATGACATCTTATTGGAAACATATTACATGTTAGAAAATAATGCTCCTTTACTAACTCAATTACAACAACGTTTTCACTACATTGAAGTAGATGAGTTTCAAGATACATCCTATGCACAATATGAAATTGTAAAATTGTTAGCCACGCCAAGAAATAATTTGTTCATCGCAGGTGATGATGATCAAGCAATTTATGGCTGGCGAGGGGCAAGTCACCAAATTATTTTATCTTTTCCAAAAGAATTTGATAACACAACAATTATTGCACTAAATACGAATTATCGATCCAATCCCTTTATCGTCGGGCTTGGAAATGAAGTTATAAAATTAAATCAAGAACGTTTTGATAAAGAGCTATACTCCGTTCGTGAGGAAGGTGTACAACCTTTTTATGCAAGACCTGCTACGACTCTTGATGAAGCAAATCAAATTTTACAGCTCATTCAAGAAAAAGTAGATAGCGGTGAACGAAACTATAAAGATTTTTGTTTACTGTATCGCACACATTCTGTAAGTCGTTCGTTACTTGATCAGCTTACCATTCATAAAATCCCGTTTATTAAACACGGGGCGAGCCAATCATTTTATGAACATTCTTTAATTAAGCCTGTATTAGATCATTTAAGACTCGTGATTGAGCCGTTTCGACTAGAATCACTTTCAAACATATTGCCGACGATGTATATCGGACGTGATGATTGTATTTCATTTATTGAACGTGAACAATGGAAATATGGTGAGGGACGCTTCCCTTCTCTTCTTCATTTCTTACTATTAAATCCAAGCTTAAAACCTTTTCAAGTGAAAAAGGTAAATGAGCGCATCGATTTTATTAAGTTTATTAAAGAATTAGAACCGAAAAAAGCATTAAAAGAAATCATTCATGGTAAAGGAAAATATTTAGAGTACTTACAAAGTAACGATCGTTCTTCCTTTACGATGCATAAAGACATACAAGAAGAAATGTTGGAAGAATTAATGGAGTCTGCAACTCGTTTCACCGATATTCCAGCTTATTTACAATTTATCGACGAGGCGATTCAAGGTCAAAAAGAAATGGAAGCATTAAAAACAATGCCGCAAAAAGATGCCGTTTCACTTATGTCAATCCATAACGCAAAAGGCCTTGAATTTCCATGTGTCTTTTTACTTGGAGCGAGTGATGGAATCCTGCCCCATACTTCTTCTTTAAAAGATGCAAATGATCGTATTACGGAAACTTCTGAAGCGCTAGAAGAAGAACGCCGATTACTGTATGTCGCCATTACACGTGCGAAAGAAGAACTTTACATTTCTTCTCCGCAATTTTTCAGAGGAAAGAAATTAGACATATCTCGTTTTTTATATACTGTGCGAAAAGATTTGCCTGAAAAGACATCCACTAAATAA
- a CDS encoding GNAT family N-acetyltransferase, giving the protein MHAQIVQTDEQLRDAFSVRKQVFVNEQRVSAEEEYDEFEETSTHVVIYDNDVPVGAGRFRILDGIGKMERICVLNSHRKKGIGKIVMDSLEAYAKENSLPKLKLHAQTHAEDFYKKLGYVTSSDVFMEANIPHVVMIKKL; this is encoded by the coding sequence TTGCACGCACAGATTGTACAAACGGACGAACAACTAAGAGATGCATTCTCTGTACGTAAACAAGTGTTTGTAAATGAACAACGTGTCTCTGCTGAAGAAGAGTACGATGAGTTTGAAGAAACTTCAACACACGTTGTTATATATGACAACGATGTTCCAGTTGGTGCTGGACGTTTTCGCATCCTTGATGGTATAGGAAAAATGGAACGCATTTGCGTGCTAAATTCCCATCGCAAAAAAGGGATTGGAAAAATTGTTATGGATTCTCTTGAAGCGTATGCAAAAGAAAATTCGCTACCAAAATTGAAACTTCACGCTCAAACACATGCTGAAGATTTCTATAAAAAACTTGGATATGTAACAAGTTCTGATGTATTTATGGAAGCAAATATCCCGCACGTCGTAATGATAAAAAAATTGTAA
- a CDS encoding YjcG family protein — translation MKLGIVIFPSKMIQDKANGLRKRYDPHYALVPPHITLKTPFEAQDEQLESIVNELHTIASKTNPFTLHVGKVGSFAPVNNVLYFKVEKTPELTFLNEEMHSGLFTQEREYAFVPHLTIGQGLSDAEHADVLGRLRMKDFYYEQPIDRFHLLYQLENGTWTVHETFRLGKGNN, via the coding sequence ATGAAATTAGGCATTGTAATTTTTCCATCTAAAATGATTCAAGATAAAGCGAACGGATTGCGTAAACGTTATGACCCGCACTACGCATTAGTTCCGCCACATATTACATTGAAAACACCCTTTGAGGCGCAAGATGAACAATTAGAGTCGATTGTAAACGAGTTACATACAATCGCAAGTAAAACGAACCCTTTCACCCTTCATGTTGGGAAAGTTGGTTCTTTCGCACCTGTTAATAACGTCCTTTACTTTAAAGTAGAAAAAACACCTGAACTTACTTTCTTAAATGAAGAAATGCATAGCGGGTTATTCACGCAAGAACGCGAATATGCTTTCGTACCTCATCTAACAATCGGACAAGGCTTATCAGATGCAGAGCATGCTGATGTGTTGGGCCGATTACGTATGAAAGATTTCTATTACGAACAACCAATTGATCGTTTCCATCTTCTATATCAATTAGAAAATGGAACATGGACTGTACACGAAACATTCCGTCTTGGAAAGGGGAACAACTAA